The Apodemus sylvaticus chromosome 17, mApoSyl1.1, whole genome shotgun sequence genome contains a region encoding:
- the Hgh1 gene encoding protein HGH1 homolog isoform X1: MRAPGVGSGLSGERGLSEQEAGADTEAAELLPFLVLGARADLQAAAAQHVLALTGAGSGRTLLAGQPALLRALVDLAVAPAPAPSRDASRALVNLAADPGVHWQLLAADPELPARLLRCVLDPQWPWAEEAAAALANLSREPAPCAALMEKLMAAEPERLDLERLVNALCMPSYNAAAPLHYLGPLLSNLSQQAEVRAFLLDPDRCVVQRLLPLTQYTDSSVRRGGVVGTLRNCCFEHRHHKWLLGPQVDILPFLLLPLAGPEEFSEEEMDQLPVDLQYLSPDKQREPDADIRKMLIEAIMLLTATAPGRKQVRDQGAYLILRELHSWEPEPDVRMACEKLIQVLIGDEPEVGMENLLEVQVPEDVERQLQELDQQEQQELAQELRGKSAPRT, encoded by the exons ATGCGGGCACCGGGAGTAGGCTCGGGGCTCTCCGGTGAGCGGGGATTGTCAGAGCAGGAGGCTGGCGCGGACACGGAGGCGGCGGAACTGCTGCCCTTCCTGGTGCTCGGAGCACGGGCAGACCTGCAGGCGGCCGCGGCACAGCACGTGCTGGCGCTGACTGGTGCGGGCTCGGGCCGCACGCTGTTGGCAGGACAGCCAGCGTTGTTGCGGGCTTTGGTCGACCTTGCGGTGGCCCCGGCCCCAGCTCCTTCCCGCGATGCTTCCCGAGCGCTCGTGAACTTGGCTGCCGATCCCGGTGTGCACTGGCAGCTGCTGGCAGCAGACCCGGagctgcctgcccgcctgctgcGCTGTGTGTTGGACCCTCAGTGGCCCTGGGCTGAAGAGGCGGCTGCAGCGCTGGCCAACCTGAGTCGCGAGCCGGCTCCATGTGCTGCGTTAATGGAGAAGCTGATGGCCGCTGAGCCGGAGCGCCTGGATCTGGAGCGGCTCGTCAACGCGCTGTGCATGCCTAGCTACAACGCGGCCGCACCCTTGCATTACCTGGGGCCGCTGCTCTCCAACCTCAGCCAGCAGGCGGAGGTGCGTGCTTTTCTCCTGGACCCAGACAG GTGCGTGGTCCAACGGCTGCTGCCTCTTACCCAGTACACAGACTCCTCGGTGCGCAGGGGCGGGGTGGTGGGAACACTTCGGAATTGCTGTTTCGAACATC GACACCACAAGTGGTTACTCGGGCCCCAAGTCGACATTCTCCCCTTCTTGCTACTGCCCTTGGCTGGGCCTGAAGAGTTTTCCGAGGAAGAAATGGACC AGCTGCCAGTTGACCTGCAGTACTTGTCACCAGACAAGCAACGAGAGCCGGATGCTGACATCCGAAAGATGCTCATTGAAGCCATCATGCTG CTGACAGCCACTGCACCTGGCCGGAAGCAGGTCCGGGATCAGGGTGCTTACTTGATCCTTCGAGAGCTACACAGCTGGGAGCCTGAGCCTGATGTGCGAATGGCTTGTGAGAAGCTTATCCAG GTACTTATTGGGGATGAGCCAGAGGTTGGCATGGAAAACCTGCTGGAGGTGCAGGTACCTGAAGATGTGGAGCGGCAGCTACAAGAGCTAGACcagcaggaacagcaggagcTTGCTCAAGAGCTAAGAGGCAAGAGTGCCCCACGGACCTGA
- the Hgh1 gene encoding protein HGH1 homolog isoform X2, whose amino-acid sequence MRAPGVGSGLSGERGLSEQEAGADTEAAELLPFLVLGARADLQAAAAQHVLALTGAGSGRTLLAGQPALLRALVDLAVAPAPAPSRDASRALVNLAADPGVHWQLLAADPELPARLLRCVLDPQWPWAEEAAAALANLSREPAPCAALMEKLMAAEPERLDLERLVNALCMPSYNAAAPLHYLGPLLSNLSQQAEVRGPTAAASYPVHRLLGHHKWLLGPQVDILPFLLLPLAGPEEFSEEEMDQLPVDLQYLSPDKQREPDADIRKMLIEAIMLLTATAPGRKQVRDQGAYLILRELHSWEPEPDVRMACEKLIQVLIGDEPEVGMENLLEVQVPEDVERQLQELDQQEQQELAQELRGKSAPRT is encoded by the exons ATGCGGGCACCGGGAGTAGGCTCGGGGCTCTCCGGTGAGCGGGGATTGTCAGAGCAGGAGGCTGGCGCGGACACGGAGGCGGCGGAACTGCTGCCCTTCCTGGTGCTCGGAGCACGGGCAGACCTGCAGGCGGCCGCGGCACAGCACGTGCTGGCGCTGACTGGTGCGGGCTCGGGCCGCACGCTGTTGGCAGGACAGCCAGCGTTGTTGCGGGCTTTGGTCGACCTTGCGGTGGCCCCGGCCCCAGCTCCTTCCCGCGATGCTTCCCGAGCGCTCGTGAACTTGGCTGCCGATCCCGGTGTGCACTGGCAGCTGCTGGCAGCAGACCCGGagctgcctgcccgcctgctgcGCTGTGTGTTGGACCCTCAGTGGCCCTGGGCTGAAGAGGCGGCTGCAGCGCTGGCCAACCTGAGTCGCGAGCCGGCTCCATGTGCTGCGTTAATGGAGAAGCTGATGGCCGCTGAGCCGGAGCGCCTGGATCTGGAGCGGCTCGTCAACGCGCTGTGCATGCCTAGCTACAACGCGGCCGCACCCTTGCATTACCTGGGGCCGCTGCTCTCCAACCTCAGCCAGCAGGCGGAG GTGCGTGGTCCAACGGCTGCTGCCTCTTACCCAGTACACAGACTCCTCG GACACCACAAGTGGTTACTCGGGCCCCAAGTCGACATTCTCCCCTTCTTGCTACTGCCCTTGGCTGGGCCTGAAGAGTTTTCCGAGGAAGAAATGGACC AGCTGCCAGTTGACCTGCAGTACTTGTCACCAGACAAGCAACGAGAGCCGGATGCTGACATCCGAAAGATGCTCATTGAAGCCATCATGCTG CTGACAGCCACTGCACCTGGCCGGAAGCAGGTCCGGGATCAGGGTGCTTACTTGATCCTTCGAGAGCTACACAGCTGGGAGCCTGAGCCTGATGTGCGAATGGCTTGTGAGAAGCTTATCCAG GTACTTATTGGGGATGAGCCAGAGGTTGGCATGGAAAACCTGCTGGAGGTGCAGGTACCTGAAGATGTGGAGCGGCAGCTACAAGAGCTAGACcagcaggaacagcaggagcTTGCTCAAGAGCTAAGAGGCAAGAGTGCCCCACGGACCTGA